Genomic window (Achromobacter sp. B7):
AACGCTACAACTGCCGTCGGGCACGCAACTGGTTATTTTGCTGACCGACTTCCTGGGTCACAACGTCATGAAGACGTTCCGCAACGCCGCGCAGCGCGGTGGCATCCGGGTCGTGGCTTGTCGCCGTTCGGTATGCAGCATGCAGCAAGCCCTGCAACAATGCGGCCTGTGCCCGCGCGCGGGTACGGTGCACTGAACCACCGCAATGCCATTCATCGCTGGACCAAAAAATACTGGGGAGGCCGACACGGCCTGCGGCCTTCATGCCGCGAAAGAGCAATGAACACCAAGCACTGAAGCACGCATAATGAAAAACGCCGCCAGACAGAAGTCTGGCGGCGTTTTCTTTTTGGGGGATGGCGCCTGGGTGGCGTTTTGTGTGACGATGCCCGAGGCGGAAAATCAGGAATTGATCTTGCGCTCAGTTCGCGGCGCGGGCAGAGGCCATCAGGCTGTTGTCCAGGCGGCGGGCGCCGTTGTAGCGCTTGGTCCAGTAGGCCATGGTCATGCTCTCCACACGCACCACGCCACCGGCGCTGGGCGAGTGCACGAAGCGGTCATCGCCCAGGTAGATGCCCACGTGCGAGTAACGGCGGCCCATCGTGTTGAAGAAGACCAGATCGCCGGCTTTCAGTTCGTTTTTGTCGACCGATACGCCTTGCTGGGCGATTTCTGCGGCGTTGCGGGGCAGCTTCAGGCCCAGCGAACGTTCTGCCGAATAGGCAACCAGGCCGCTGCAATCAAAACCGGTGTCGGGGGAACTGCCGCCGAAGCGGTAGCGGATGCCCAGGTAGTTAAGGGCTTCGCTGACCATGGCGTTGTCGCCGTTGACACCCGAGTGGATGCCTTTGGCTTGCTGGCGGTCGCGCTTGAACTTTTGCGTTACCAAGAGGCCGATGGGGTCATCGGCGGTGGCAACCCATTCCATTTCGTACGGATCAATCTCGGACGTATGGGCGGTTGACTTTTGCCCGGTACCTGCACAACCTGCCAGGGTCGCTACACAAGCCATCAACGCGAGCGTACGCAGACCGCGCTTTGCCTGGCCAGTGGATGAATTTAATCGCGCGATTATGGAGTGTCGATGCATTCGCCTGGGGATGACCTGCTTTTTGACAGCAAAAGCCACGGGATTAGCCGTGGATCGGGCCGAAATGTCAGCAGAATCAACAATTATCTACAACTTCGCGGGGATTCTACCAAACTTTCATTACCAATCATTGCCTGATCGGTAATGGTTCCATGCCGCGTGGACATTTGGCAGAACTTTTTGACTTGTGGCAAGCCTCGTGCAAGGTTTGCCTACCAGAATGACCGAATGATTCGCTAAGAAATCAATCAGCCTTAAGGCGTACGAACAATACCAGGAGACACAAATGCAAAAAACCCGGGATTTCCATTACAGATCATTGCATGACCGTGATGCGTTCTGGCGCGAGGAGGCCGGGCGTGTGCATTGGGATACGCCCTTTGAGTCTGTACTGGATTTTTCGCGCCCGCCATTCGCCAAGTGGTTCGTGGGCGGCACGACCAATCTTTGCTACAACGCCGTCGACCGGTGGCTGCCCACGCAGGGCGACAAGCCCGCGCTGATCTGGGTGTCCACCGAGGTCGACCAAGAACGTGTCTATACCCGGCAGGAGGTCTACGAAGAGGTCAACGCGGCCGCCGCCATGCTCGTGGAGTTGGGTGTTGCGCGCGGCGACCGCGTGCTGCTGTACATGCCCATGGTGCCCGAGGCGGTGTTCACCATGCTGGCCTGCGCGCGGATCGGCGCGGTGCATTCGGTGGTGTTCGGGGGCTTTGCGTCGGTCAACCTGGCGCAGCGCATCGACGATGCGGCGCCCAAGGTGGTGGTCTGCACGGATGGCGGCTCGCGCGGCGGCAAGGTGGTGCCCTACAAGCCCTTGCTGGACAAGGCGCTGAGCCTGGCGAAATCCCCGCCTGCCTCGGTCGTGGTGTTCGACCGGGGCCTGTCGCCCTTCGAGCCCGTGGCCGGGCGCGACCATGACTACGCCACGCTGCGCGAACGCCACCGCGGCGCCCTGGTGCCGGTGCAATGGCTGGAGTCGTCCGAACCCAGCTACATCCTCTATACCTCCGGCACCACCGGCAAGCCCAAGGGTGTTCAGCGCGACACCGGCGGCTATGCCGTGGCGCTGGCCTCGTCCATGGAATATCTGTTCAACGGTCGCGCGGGCGACACCTTTTTCTGCACCAGCGACATCGGCTGGGTGGTCGGGCATTCCTATATTGTGTACGGCCCCCTTATCGGCGGGCAGACCACGCTGCTGTACGAAGGCACGCCGGTGCGCCCCGACGGCGCCATTCTGTGGCAGTTGGTGGAACGCTTTGGGGTCAACACGCTGTTCTCGGCGCCTACCGCCGTGCGGGTGCTCAAGCGCCAGGACCCCGCGCTGCTCCAGCGCCATGACCTGTCCACCCTGCGCGCGGTGTATCTGGCCGGCGAGCCGCTGGACGAGCCCACTGCCACCTGGATATCGCAAGGCCTGGGCAAGCCCATCATCGACAACTACTGGCAGACCGAGTCCGGCTGGCCGATTCTTTCCGCGCAGCCGGGCGTGGAGAACGTGCCGACCCGGTTCGGCAGCCCGTCCTTTCCCGTCTACGGTTTTGACGCGCGCATCGTCAGCGAGGCCACGGGCGAAGACCTGGGCCCGGACGAAAAGGGCGTGGTGGCCATCGTGCCGCCACTGCCGCCCGGCGCCATGTCCACCATCTGGGGCGACGATGCGCGTTTCGTGCAGACGTATTTCACGTCGATTCCGGGGCGGCAGGTGTATTCCACCTTTGATTGGGGGCGCGTGGACGCCGATGGCTATTGGTTCATCCTGGGCCGCACGGACGACGTGATCAACGTGGCGGGGCACCGTTTGGGCACGCGCGAGATCGAAGAATCCGTCAACAGCCACAGCGCCATCGCCGAATGCGCGGTGGTGGGCGTGGCCGATCCGTTGAAGGGGCAGGTGGCCATGGCGTTCGCGGTCTTGAAGAATCCCGACATGGCCGGCACGCCCGCCGGGGCAAAGCAGCTGGAAGGCGATATCATGCGCCTGGTGGAAGATCAGCTGGGCGCCGTCGCAAGGCCCGCCCGGATCCGATTCGTGGGCGCATTGCCCAAGACCCGGTCCGGCAAGGTGTTGCGCCGCGCGATCGTCGCCGTGTGCGAAGGACGCGAGCCCGGAGACCTGACGACCATTGAAGACCCATCCGCCCTGGAACAGATCAAGGAGTCGCTGCAATGAATACCAAACCCGTGCTGAGCGCCGAAGACGTCAAGAAGATCCTCGCCGCGGCCGAAGCACACGCCGTGCAGAACAAGTGGGCCGTGACCATCTCGGTGGTCGATGACGGTGGCCACCTGCTTGGCATGCTGCGCCTGGACGACGCGGCCCCGATCTCGGCGCACATCGCGCCGGCCAAGGCCAAGACCGCCGCGCTGGGCCGCCGCGAGTCGCGCATCTACGAAGAAATGATCAACAACGGCCGCGTGTCGTTCCTGTCGGCCCCGTTGATCGAAGGCATGCTGGAAGGCGGCGTGCCGGTCACCGTCAATGGCCAGGTGGTCGGCGCGGTCGGCGTGTCGGGCGTGAAATCGACCGAAGACGTGCTGATCGCCCAAGCAGGCATTGCCGCGCTGGGCCTGTGAGCCAGACGCAATTGCCGGAACCGCCCACGGGCGGTTCCACGCCGGACGCCGGAGCAGGGCG
Coding sequences:
- a CDS encoding DUF2325 domain-containing protein → MTAGLSAVVVGADRLGNIPDLLKGHNISITHHISGRDPSHQKKTLQLPSGTQLVILLTDFLGHNVMKTFRNAAQRGGIRVVACRRSVCSMQQALQQCGLCPRAGTVH
- a CDS encoding C40 family peptidase codes for the protein MHRHSIIARLNSSTGQAKRGLRTLALMACVATLAGCAGTGQKSTAHTSEIDPYEMEWVATADDPIGLLVTQKFKRDRQQAKGIHSGVNGDNAMVSEALNYLGIRYRFGGSSPDTGFDCSGLVAYSAERSLGLKLPRNAAEIAQQGVSVDKNELKAGDLVFFNTMGRRYSHVGIYLGDDRFVHSPSAGGVVRVESMTMAYWTKRYNGARRLDNSLMASARAAN
- a CDS encoding propionate--CoA ligase, with protein sequence MQKTRDFHYRSLHDRDAFWREEAGRVHWDTPFESVLDFSRPPFAKWFVGGTTNLCYNAVDRWLPTQGDKPALIWVSTEVDQERVYTRQEVYEEVNAAAAMLVELGVARGDRVLLYMPMVPEAVFTMLACARIGAVHSVVFGGFASVNLAQRIDDAAPKVVVCTDGGSRGGKVVPYKPLLDKALSLAKSPPASVVVFDRGLSPFEPVAGRDHDYATLRERHRGALVPVQWLESSEPSYILYTSGTTGKPKGVQRDTGGYAVALASSMEYLFNGRAGDTFFCTSDIGWVVGHSYIVYGPLIGGQTTLLYEGTPVRPDGAILWQLVERFGVNTLFSAPTAVRVLKRQDPALLQRHDLSTLRAVYLAGEPLDEPTATWISQGLGKPIIDNYWQTESGWPILSAQPGVENVPTRFGSPSFPVYGFDARIVSEATGEDLGPDEKGVVAIVPPLPPGAMSTIWGDDARFVQTYFTSIPGRQVYSTFDWGRVDADGYWFILGRTDDVINVAGHRLGTREIEESVNSHSAIAECAVVGVADPLKGQVAMAFAVLKNPDMAGTPAGAKQLEGDIMRLVEDQLGAVARPARIRFVGALPKTRSGKVLRRAIVAVCEGREPGDLTTIEDPSALEQIKESLQ
- a CDS encoding heme-binding protein, whose amino-acid sequence is MNTKPVLSAEDVKKILAAAEAHAVQNKWAVTISVVDDGGHLLGMLRLDDAAPISAHIAPAKAKTAALGRRESRIYEEMINNGRVSFLSAPLIEGMLEGGVPVTVNGQVVGAVGVSGVKSTEDVLIAQAGIAALGL